In one Poecilia reticulata strain Guanapo linkage group LG8, Guppy_female_1.0+MT, whole genome shotgun sequence genomic region, the following are encoded:
- the camsap3 gene encoding calmodulin-regulated spectrin-associated protein 3 isoform X2 has protein sequence MVDSPTKRKTFVVPDIKPLDLYDCSKSKICASVGWLLAKSYGSSENVPAELRDPFYCDQYEQEHLKPPVTRLLQSSELYCRTXSIVMGSTGSEAQPKDNVALLQILTQRGXVAKDQGSTVTEADLRHKPIKMSAHLAVMDALMTVEAMETVTAVKSCGSAELLDGXASWEDALLHWVNMLNQXLRDRTEGAQTDSSQATTEPQPVEPSLRYRKDKIQSKVKPIFPEVNEVKDLSSGCAVAAVIHYYCPGLLRLEDVCMKDSMSVSDSLYNLQFIREFCDSCLKGCCHLALEDMLYTPQELQLNFLSFLSELLYWFEVQRPEFVQPIDESTPVTQSNTSGNSTSPNIFKKPFLPISSSASGPLTQSTSMSHIEGVGKTWSKKPLSRPLSAVSFSIPFGLDSDVDIVMGNPVITRSMSSDQLNPAGQSMSQPYTTPEDISHLVGKAPGPNGPQRASWATQTPVIPRLXEENGLETNETGELPTIEEALQIIHNEGKMEPRLHPDGAPDGFYLHSPDDPASSRYDGNLTPLSCSAPTHSGMMYQPKESTREPARTRNASGYSRDDDSVLRDGSLDSDALEDLPKAQSTPNTPAAHANSSIXYVKDSPDSGVKMTSFAERKKKQSMDSPKGSDPSSPQMTSWAQKSEESPSKSPQLNNEMTELGARLEEKRKAIEAQKKRIEAIFAKHRQRLGKSAFLQLKKEQNDVDSEEKGEEDLSXLTLEERLARMEEEGKEQDQQRLFMEDEISGRGGHVLKEASQTPGEKTGAPLGDYNNAVSKLTAALSSLQTDMQRLSEQQNQLIKKKPAASTNKSWVIPANPKPSNSAPPSRVSRESTRGLNLASSSPSPSRKMANPSAPPKSPKVHRRAQSVPPKSPKHSXQMDTKFPKNSRVLTPPQNVDRIPHLRRVNHLQFQVQTSSSFSIGDSESLDELRSFGQSPIPTPSLTPIPTPPPHPAADDALSEVGSNDGQSIFSMDMEAGRSHSPLVKKEGLASAGCSSGAPSECSFESEAPAGMSNGKRSSLIEISLTALRAEREEDDEVPDTLSDSMSDRTEPESKAGVGFFFKDDGDRPEDEMAQRRAALLEKQQRRTEEMKRRKLEQEKEKESNKPQWMIIEGWGKNEETPQTPGTPPASRTPPAEGTPQRRGDFTRQEYERRQQLKIMEDLDKVLRKKPTTVRDVKKQRPKTVFRDDSVLSNSPVKGNRLNKGNFHSMMNLSSMANDSGGLTVRKSPSRSHSPSRSRLMSPGRRSAQNGEKDWENGSTISSPASIPEYTGPKLYKEPSFKSNKFIIHNAITRCCLAGKVNEPQKNKIVEEMEKSAANHFLILFRDASCQFRAVYTMNPETEDMDRLTGIGPRNIKPEMVESIYKYSSDRKQFTVIPSKTMSMSVDAFTIPNHFWQKRPGTPKKLNTPN, from the exons ATGGTGGACTCTCCCACTAAGAGGAAGACTTTTGTGGTCCCAGACATAAAGCCATTGGATTTGTATGACtgcagtaaatcaaaaatatgcGCAAGTGTAGGATGGCTGTTGGCGAAGTCCTACGGGAGTTCAG AAAATGTCCCYGCAGAGCTGCGTGACCCCTTCTACTGTGACCAGTATGAACAGGAGCAYCTTAAACCTCCAGTCACACGCCTGCTGCAGTCCTCAGAGTTGTACTGTCGGACCTWCAGCATCGTAATGGGGAGTACTGGATCGGAGGCACAGCCCAAAGACAACGTCGCCCTGCTGCAGATCCTCACCCAGAGAGGCRCAGTCGCCAAAGATCAAGGATCCACAGTGACTGAGGCAGACCTGCGACATAAACCCATCAAAATG agtgcCCATCTTGCAGTGATGGATGCCTTGATGACTGTGGAAGCCATGGAGACTGTGACTGCAGTGAAGTCGTGTGGCTCTGCTGAATTACTGGATGGAGMTGCTAGTTGGGAGGATGCTCTGCTTCACTGGGTTAACATG TTAAACCAGAYGCTCCGAGATCGTACTGAAGGAGCTCAGACTGACTCGTCTCAAGCAACAACGGAACCCCAACCCGTTGAGCCTTCT CTCCGCTACAGGAAGGATAAAATTCAGTCCAAAGTGAAACCAATCTTTCCAGAGGTGAATGAAGTTAAAGATCTCTCCAGTGGTTGTGCTGTTGCTGCTGTCATACATTACTATTGCCCTGGACTACTAAGGCTTGAAG ATGTTTGTATGAAGGACTCCATGTCGGTATCAGACAGCCTGTACAACCTGCAGTTCATCCGAGAATTTTGTGACAGCTGTTTGAAGGGTTGCTGTCACTTGGCACTCGAAGATATGCTATACACACCACAGGAGCTTCAG CTCAATTTTCTGAGTTTCCTGTCTGAACTGCTTTACTGGTTTGAAGTACAAAGGCCMGAATTTGTTCAGCCAATAG ATGAATCCACACCAGTGACACAGAGTAACACCAGTGGTAACAg taCTTCTCCTAACATCTTCAAGAAGCCTTTTCTCcccatttcttcttctgcatcaG GACCTTTGACTCAGTCTACCTCAATGTCTCATATAGAAGGAGTTGGAAAGACATGGAGCAAGAAACCTCTCAG TCGGCCCTTGTCAGCAGTATCCTTCAGCATCCCTTTTGGCCTTGACAGTGACGTTGATATAGTGATGGGCAACCCTGTAATAACCCGCTCTATGAGCTCAGATCAACTCAACCCAGCAGGCCAAAGCATGAGTCAGCCCTACACTACTCCTGAAGACATTAGCCATTTGGTTGGTAAAGCCCCTGGACCAAACGGTCCTCAGAGAGCATCATGGGCCACACAGACTCCCGTTATTCCAAGGCTGSCTGAGGARAAYGGACTTGAGACAAATGAAACTGGAGAGCTGCCCACCATTGAAGAGGCTCTCCAAATAATTCACAATGAAGGCAAGATGGAACCTAGATTACACCCWGATGGTGCTCCTGATGGCTTCTACCTCCACTCACCTGATGATCCTGCAAGTTCTAGATATGATGGCAACCTGACCCCCCTAAGCTGCTCTGCCCCWACCCAYTCAGGAATGATGTACCAGCCTAAAGAGTCCACCAGGGAGCCAGCTCGCACCAGAAACGCCTCAGGATATTCACGGGATGATGACTCAGTCTTGAGAGATGGCAGTTTAGATTCAGATGCCTTAGAAGACCTGCCAAAGGCCCAGTCGACTCCAAACACACCAGCTGCCCATGCAAACTCTTCCATTRGCTATGTTAAGGATTCACCCGACAGTGGCGTGAAGATGACCAGCTTTGCAGAACGCAAAAAGAAACAGAGCATGGATTCTCCTAAAGGTAGCGACCCATCTTCCCCTCAGATGACCTCTTGGGCACAAAAGTCTGAAGAAAGCCCGAGCAAGAGCCCACAACTGAATAATGAGATGACTGAACTGGGAGCTCGgcttgaagaaaaaagaaaagccattgAAGCCCAGAAAAAACGCATTGAGGCCATTTTTGCAAAGCATCGTCAAAGACTGGGGAAGAGTGCTTTTCTACAGTTGAAAAAAGAGCAGAATGATGTTGACTCTGAGgagaaaggagaagaagatCTTTCACRTTTGACTTTGGAGGAACGACTTGCTCGAATGGAGGAGGAAGGGAAGGAACAAGATCAACAGCGCCTCTTTATGGAGGATGAAATAAGTGGTAGAGGAGGACACGTGCTCAAAGAGGCYAGTCAGACACCTGGTGAAAAAACAGGAGCCCCTTTAGGGGATTAtaacaacgctgtgtccaagtTGACCGCAGCATTGTCCTCCCTGCAAACTGACATGCAGCGACTGAGTGAACAGCAGAATCAACTAATCAAGAAGAAACCTGCAGCGTCCACGAACAAATCTTGGGTTATTCCAGCCAACCCTAAGCCTTCCAACTCAGCTCCTCCTTCACGCGTCTCACGAGAATCCACCCGAGGTTTGAATTTagcctcctcctctccctcaccATCACGCAAAATGGCAAACCCTTCTGCTCCTCCTAAATCTCCTAAAGTTCATCGACGAGCTCAGTCTGTACCCCCTAAAAGTCCAAAACACAGTYGCCAAATGGACACAAAGTTCCCAAAGAATTCAAGGGTTCTCACCCCACCCCAGAACGTGGACCGTATCCCCCATCTTCGTCGAGTAAATCATTTACAGTTCCAGGTTCAGACTTCATCCTCCTTCTCTATAGGCGACTCTGAAAGCCTGGATGAGCTACGTTCATTTGGGCAGAGTCCCATCCCCACACCTTCGTTGACTCCTATACCAACTCCACCTCCTCATCCTGCAGCAGATGATGCCCTGTCAGAAGTGGGCTCCAATGATGGACAGAGTATTTTTAGCATGGATATGGAGGCAGGGCGCTCACACAGTCCCCTGGTAAAGAAGGAAGGGCTTGCTAGTGCAGGATGCAGCTCTGGTGCCCCTTCAGAGTGCTCCTTCGAGAGTGAAGCCCCAGCTGGAATGTCTAATGGCAAACGCAGTAGTTTAATTGAGATCTCACTCACTGCCTTGCGAGCGGAGAGGGAGGAGGATGACGAAGTGCCTGACACATTATCAGATTCAATGAGTGATCGAACGGAGCCAGAATCGAAGGCAGGAGTTGGTTTCTTTTTCAAG GATGACGGGGATCGACCAGAGGATGAGATGGCACAGCGAAGAGCAGCTCTTCTTGAGAAGCAGCAAAGGAGAACCGAAGAGATGAAGAGACGCAAACTTGAGcaggagaaggaaaaagaatcaaa CAAGCCCCAGTGGATGATCATTGAAGGCTGGGGCAAGAATGAAGAAACACCCCAGACCCCAGGCACCCCTCCGGCATCACGTACCCCACCAGCAGAAGGCACTCCCCAGCGCAGAGGAGACTTCACCAGGCAGGAGTATGAGAGACGACAGCAACTGAAGATTATGGAAGATCTGGACAAAGTGCTGAGGAAGAAACCTACAACAGTCCGTGATGTGAAGAAACAGAGACCTAAGACGGTTTTCAGAGATGACTCTGTTTTGTCAAATAGTCCCGTCAAAG gAAACAGGCTGAACAAAGGGAACTTCCACTCAATGATGAACCTGTCCTCTATGGCTAATGACTCTGGAGGGCTGACTGTCAGGAAATCTCCAAG ccgATCACACTCTCCTTCTCGGTCACGGCTAATGTCACCAGGGCGAAGGAGTGCCCAGAATGGGGAAAAAGACTGGGAAAATGGATCCACCATTTCCTCCCCAGCTTCCATTCCAGAATATACAG gACCAAAGCTATACAAGGAACCGAGCTTTAAGTCCAAYAAGTTTATCATCCATAATGCTATCACTCGCTGCTGCCTGGCCGGCAAGGTTAAtgaaccacaaaaaaacaagatcgTCGAG gaaatggaaaaaagcgCAGCCAACCATTTCCTAATCCTCTTCCGAGATGCCAGCTGCCAATTCAGAGCAGTTTACACCATGAACCCTGAAACCGAGGACATGGACCGGCTCACTGGCATTGGCCCACGGAACATCAAACCTGAGATGGTGGAGTCCATTTACAAGTATAGCTCTGACCGTAAACAGTTCACCGTCATCCCGTCCAAAACCATGTCGATGAGTGTTGATGCCTTCACCATTCCTAACCACTTTTGGCAAAAGCGTCCAGGAACACCTAAAAAGTTGAACACCCCAAATTAA
- the camsap3 gene encoding calmodulin-regulated spectrin-associated protein 3 isoform X1, which yields MVDSPTKRKTFVVPDIKPLDLYDCSKSKICASVGWLLAKSYGSSENVPAELRDPFYCDQYEQEHLKPPVTRLLQSSELYCRTXSIVMGSTGSEAQPKDNVALLQILTQRGXVAKDQGSTVTEADLRHKPIKMSAHLAVMDALMTVEAMETVTAVKSCGSAELLDGXASWEDALLHWVNMLNQXLRDRTEGAQTDSSQATTEPQPVEPSCPTRWYWKLVPLRYRKDKIQSKVKPIFPEVNEVKDLSSGCAVAAVIHYYCPGLLRLEDVCMKDSMSVSDSLYNLQFIREFCDSCLKGCCHLALEDMLYTPQELQLNFLSFLSELLYWFEVQRPEFVQPIDESTPVTQSNTSGNSTSPNIFKKPFLPISSSASGPLTQSTSMSHIEGVGKTWSKKPLSRPLSAVSFSIPFGLDSDVDIVMGNPVITRSMSSDQLNPAGQSMSQPYTTPEDISHLVGKAPGPNGPQRASWATQTPVIPRLXEENGLETNETGELPTIEEALQIIHNEGKMEPRLHPDGAPDGFYLHSPDDPASSRYDGNLTPLSCSAPTHSGMMYQPKESTREPARTRNASGYSRDDDSVLRDGSLDSDALEDLPKAQSTPNTPAAHANSSIXYVKDSPDSGVKMTSFAERKKKQSMDSPKGSDPSSPQMTSWAQKSEESPSKSPQLNNEMTELGARLEEKRKAIEAQKKRIEAIFAKHRQRLGKSAFLQLKKEQNDVDSEEKGEEDLSXLTLEERLARMEEEGKEQDQQRLFMEDEISGRGGHVLKEASQTPGEKTGAPLGDYNNAVSKLTAALSSLQTDMQRLSEQQNQLIKKKPAASTNKSWVIPANPKPSNSAPPSRVSRESTRGLNLASSSPSPSRKMANPSAPPKSPKVHRRAQSVPPKSPKHSXQMDTKFPKNSRVLTPPQNVDRIPHLRRVNHLQFQVQTSSSFSIGDSESLDELRSFGQSPIPTPSLTPIPTPPPHPAADDALSEVGSNDGQSIFSMDMEAGRSHSPLVKKEGLASAGCSSGAPSECSFESEAPAGMSNGKRSSLIEISLTALRAEREEDDEVPDTLSDSMSDRTEPESKAGVGFFFKDDGDRPEDEMAQRRAALLEKQQRRTEEMKRRKLEQEKEKESNKPQWMIIEGWGKNEETPQTPGTPPASRTPPAEGTPQRRGDFTRQEYERRQQLKIMEDLDKVLRKKPTTVRDVKKQRPKTVFRDDSVLSNSPVKGNRLNKGNFHSMMNLSSMANDSGGLTVRKSPSRSHSPSRSRLMSPGRRSAQNGEKDWENGSTISSPASIPEYTGPKLYKEPSFKSNKFIIHNAITRCCLAGKVNEPQKNKIVEEMEKSAANHFLILFRDASCQFRAVYTMNPETEDMDRLTGIGPRNIKPEMVESIYKYSSDRKQFTVIPSKTMSMSVDAFTIPNHFWQKRPGTPKKLNTPN from the exons ATGGTGGACTCTCCCACTAAGAGGAAGACTTTTGTGGTCCCAGACATAAAGCCATTGGATTTGTATGACtgcagtaaatcaaaaatatgcGCAAGTGTAGGATGGCTGTTGGCGAAGTCCTACGGGAGTTCAG AAAATGTCCCYGCAGAGCTGCGTGACCCCTTCTACTGTGACCAGTATGAACAGGAGCAYCTTAAACCTCCAGTCACACGCCTGCTGCAGTCCTCAGAGTTGTACTGTCGGACCTWCAGCATCGTAATGGGGAGTACTGGATCGGAGGCACAGCCCAAAGACAACGTCGCCCTGCTGCAGATCCTCACCCAGAGAGGCRCAGTCGCCAAAGATCAAGGATCCACAGTGACTGAGGCAGACCTGCGACATAAACCCATCAAAATG agtgcCCATCTTGCAGTGATGGATGCCTTGATGACTGTGGAAGCCATGGAGACTGTGACTGCAGTGAAGTCGTGTGGCTCTGCTGAATTACTGGATGGAGMTGCTAGTTGGGAGGATGCTCTGCTTCACTGGGTTAACATG TTAAACCAGAYGCTCCGAGATCGTACTGAAGGAGCTCAGACTGACTCGTCTCAAGCAACAACGGAACCCCAACCCGTTGAGCCTTCT TGTCCTACACGCTGGTATTGGAAACTTGTTCCT CTCCGCTACAGGAAGGATAAAATTCAGTCCAAAGTGAAACCAATCTTTCCAGAGGTGAATGAAGTTAAAGATCTCTCCAGTGGTTGTGCTGTTGCTGCTGTCATACATTACTATTGCCCTGGACTACTAAGGCTTGAAG ATGTTTGTATGAAGGACTCCATGTCGGTATCAGACAGCCTGTACAACCTGCAGTTCATCCGAGAATTTTGTGACAGCTGTTTGAAGGGTTGCTGTCACTTGGCACTCGAAGATATGCTATACACACCACAGGAGCTTCAG CTCAATTTTCTGAGTTTCCTGTCTGAACTGCTTTACTGGTTTGAAGTACAAAGGCCMGAATTTGTTCAGCCAATAG ATGAATCCACACCAGTGACACAGAGTAACACCAGTGGTAACAg taCTTCTCCTAACATCTTCAAGAAGCCTTTTCTCcccatttcttcttctgcatcaG GACCTTTGACTCAGTCTACCTCAATGTCTCATATAGAAGGAGTTGGAAAGACATGGAGCAAGAAACCTCTCAG TCGGCCCTTGTCAGCAGTATCCTTCAGCATCCCTTTTGGCCTTGACAGTGACGTTGATATAGTGATGGGCAACCCTGTAATAACCCGCTCTATGAGCTCAGATCAACTCAACCCAGCAGGCCAAAGCATGAGTCAGCCCTACACTACTCCTGAAGACATTAGCCATTTGGTTGGTAAAGCCCCTGGACCAAACGGTCCTCAGAGAGCATCATGGGCCACACAGACTCCCGTTATTCCAAGGCTGSCTGAGGARAAYGGACTTGAGACAAATGAAACTGGAGAGCTGCCCACCATTGAAGAGGCTCTCCAAATAATTCACAATGAAGGCAAGATGGAACCTAGATTACACCCWGATGGTGCTCCTGATGGCTTCTACCTCCACTCACCTGATGATCCTGCAAGTTCTAGATATGATGGCAACCTGACCCCCCTAAGCTGCTCTGCCCCWACCCAYTCAGGAATGATGTACCAGCCTAAAGAGTCCACCAGGGAGCCAGCTCGCACCAGAAACGCCTCAGGATATTCACGGGATGATGACTCAGTCTTGAGAGATGGCAGTTTAGATTCAGATGCCTTAGAAGACCTGCCAAAGGCCCAGTCGACTCCAAACACACCAGCTGCCCATGCAAACTCTTCCATTRGCTATGTTAAGGATTCACCCGACAGTGGCGTGAAGATGACCAGCTTTGCAGAACGCAAAAAGAAACAGAGCATGGATTCTCCTAAAGGTAGCGACCCATCTTCCCCTCAGATGACCTCTTGGGCACAAAAGTCTGAAGAAAGCCCGAGCAAGAGCCCACAACTGAATAATGAGATGACTGAACTGGGAGCTCGgcttgaagaaaaaagaaaagccattgAAGCCCAGAAAAAACGCATTGAGGCCATTTTTGCAAAGCATCGTCAAAGACTGGGGAAGAGTGCTTTTCTACAGTTGAAAAAAGAGCAGAATGATGTTGACTCTGAGgagaaaggagaagaagatCTTTCACRTTTGACTTTGGAGGAACGACTTGCTCGAATGGAGGAGGAAGGGAAGGAACAAGATCAACAGCGCCTCTTTATGGAGGATGAAATAAGTGGTAGAGGAGGACACGTGCTCAAAGAGGCYAGTCAGACACCTGGTGAAAAAACAGGAGCCCCTTTAGGGGATTAtaacaacgctgtgtccaagtTGACCGCAGCATTGTCCTCCCTGCAAACTGACATGCAGCGACTGAGTGAACAGCAGAATCAACTAATCAAGAAGAAACCTGCAGCGTCCACGAACAAATCTTGGGTTATTCCAGCCAACCCTAAGCCTTCCAACTCAGCTCCTCCTTCACGCGTCTCACGAGAATCCACCCGAGGTTTGAATTTagcctcctcctctccctcaccATCACGCAAAATGGCAAACCCTTCTGCTCCTCCTAAATCTCCTAAAGTTCATCGACGAGCTCAGTCTGTACCCCCTAAAAGTCCAAAACACAGTYGCCAAATGGACACAAAGTTCCCAAAGAATTCAAGGGTTCTCACCCCACCCCAGAACGTGGACCGTATCCCCCATCTTCGTCGAGTAAATCATTTACAGTTCCAGGTTCAGACTTCATCCTCCTTCTCTATAGGCGACTCTGAAAGCCTGGATGAGCTACGTTCATTTGGGCAGAGTCCCATCCCCACACCTTCGTTGACTCCTATACCAACTCCACCTCCTCATCCTGCAGCAGATGATGCCCTGTCAGAAGTGGGCTCCAATGATGGACAGAGTATTTTTAGCATGGATATGGAGGCAGGGCGCTCACACAGTCCCCTGGTAAAGAAGGAAGGGCTTGCTAGTGCAGGATGCAGCTCTGGTGCCCCTTCAGAGTGCTCCTTCGAGAGTGAAGCCCCAGCTGGAATGTCTAATGGCAAACGCAGTAGTTTAATTGAGATCTCACTCACTGCCTTGCGAGCGGAGAGGGAGGAGGATGACGAAGTGCCTGACACATTATCAGATTCAATGAGTGATCGAACGGAGCCAGAATCGAAGGCAGGAGTTGGTTTCTTTTTCAAG GATGACGGGGATCGACCAGAGGATGAGATGGCACAGCGAAGAGCAGCTCTTCTTGAGAAGCAGCAAAGGAGAACCGAAGAGATGAAGAGACGCAAACTTGAGcaggagaaggaaaaagaatcaaa CAAGCCCCAGTGGATGATCATTGAAGGCTGGGGCAAGAATGAAGAAACACCCCAGACCCCAGGCACCCCTCCGGCATCACGTACCCCACCAGCAGAAGGCACTCCCCAGCGCAGAGGAGACTTCACCAGGCAGGAGTATGAGAGACGACAGCAACTGAAGATTATGGAAGATCTGGACAAAGTGCTGAGGAAGAAACCTACAACAGTCCGTGATGTGAAGAAACAGAGACCTAAGACGGTTTTCAGAGATGACTCTGTTTTGTCAAATAGTCCCGTCAAAG gAAACAGGCTGAACAAAGGGAACTTCCACTCAATGATGAACCTGTCCTCTATGGCTAATGACTCTGGAGGGCTGACTGTCAGGAAATCTCCAAG ccgATCACACTCTCCTTCTCGGTCACGGCTAATGTCACCAGGGCGAAGGAGTGCCCAGAATGGGGAAAAAGACTGGGAAAATGGATCCACCATTTCCTCCCCAGCTTCCATTCCAGAATATACAG gACCAAAGCTATACAAGGAACCGAGCTTTAAGTCCAAYAAGTTTATCATCCATAATGCTATCACTCGCTGCTGCCTGGCCGGCAAGGTTAAtgaaccacaaaaaaacaagatcgTCGAG gaaatggaaaaaagcgCAGCCAACCATTTCCTAATCCTCTTCCGAGATGCCAGCTGCCAATTCAGAGCAGTTTACACCATGAACCCTGAAACCGAGGACATGGACCGGCTCACTGGCATTGGCCCACGGAACATCAAACCTGAGATGGTGGAGTCCATTTACAAGTATAGCTCTGACCGTAAACAGTTCACCGTCATCCCGTCCAAAACCATGTCGATGAGTGTTGATGCCTTCACCATTCCTAACCACTTTTGGCAAAAGCGTCCAGGAACACCTAAAAAGTTGAACACCCCAAATTAA